Proteins from one Cicer arietinum cultivar CDC Frontier isolate Library 1 chromosome 3, Cicar.CDCFrontier_v2.0, whole genome shotgun sequence genomic window:
- the LOC101499209 gene encoding S-protein homolog 2-like, giving the protein MVGVQAIETDHFPPRETTVVVENDLAAPNKLVMHCQSDDDDLGVSNLSSGEKTSWSFKPNIFGTTLFWCNFNWNNLVKSVDIYNAKHDDHGECITTCLRSVREYGFYYYNEIDNQWYKKYTW; this is encoded by the coding sequence ATGGTTGGTGTGCAAGCAATCGAAACAGATCACTTCCCTCCAAGAGAAACAACTGTCGTTGTTGAAAATGATTTGGCAGCTCCTAATAAACTTGTTATGCATTGTCAATCAGATGATGATGATTTAGGCGTATCAAATCTATCAAGTGGAGAAAAAACATCATGGTCATTCAAACCCAATATTTTCGGAACAACTTTATTTTGGTGCAATTTCAATTGGAACAATTTGGTAAAGAGTGTGGACATTTACAATGCTAAGCATGATGATCATGGAGAGTGTATCACTACTTGCTTACGCAGTGTTAGAGAATATGGATTCTATTATTATAATGAGATTGATAATCAGtggtataaaaaatatacatggTAA